The following proteins are encoded in a genomic region of Gouania willdenowi chromosome 6, fGouWil2.1, whole genome shotgun sequence:
- the LOC114465085 gene encoding calcitonin gene-related peptide isoform X2: protein MVMLKISAFLLAYALVICQMYCSQAAPARPVLETMSDRVTLTDYEARRLLNAIVKEFVQMTAEELEQQATEGNSSVTAQKRACNTATCVTHRLADFLSRSGGMGNSNFVPTNVGAKAFGRRRRSIQM, encoded by the exons ATGGTTATGTTGAAGATCTCGGCTTTCCTCCTTGCCTACGCCCTGGTCATTTGCCAGATGTACTGCTCACAAGCTGCTCCTGCCAG ACCGGTTTTAGAGACCATGTCAGACCGAGTCACGCTCACGGACTATGAGGCGCGAAGGTTACTTAACGCCATTGTCAAGGAATTTGTGCAGATGACAGCAGAGGAGCTGGAGCAGCAGGCAACTGAAGGAAACAG CAGCGTTACAGCACAGAAGCGAGCCTGCAACACAGCAACCTGCGTGACTCACCGCCTGGCAGACTTCCTCAGCCGGTCGGGAGGAATGGGCAACAGCAACTTCGTCCCCACCAACGTTGGTGCCAAAGCCTTCGGGAGGCGGAGGAGAAGCATCCAGATGTGA
- the LOC114465085 gene encoding calcitonin gene-related peptide isoform X3, protein MVMLKISAFLLAYALVICQMYCSQAAPARPVLETMSDRVTLTDYEARRLLNAIVKEFVQMTAEELEQQATEGNSVTAQKRACNTATCVTHRLADFLSRSGGMGNSNFVPTNVGAKAFGRRRRSIQM, encoded by the exons ATGGTTATGTTGAAGATCTCGGCTTTCCTCCTTGCCTACGCCCTGGTCATTTGCCAGATGTACTGCTCACAAGCTGCTCCTGCCAG ACCGGTTTTAGAGACCATGTCAGACCGAGTCACGCTCACGGACTATGAGGCGCGAAGGTTACTTAACGCCATTGTCAAGGAATTTGTGCAGATGACAGCAGAGGAGCTGGAGCAGCAGGCAACTGAAGGAAACAG CGTTACAGCACAGAAGCGAGCCTGCAACACAGCAACCTGCGTGACTCACCGCCTGGCAGACTTCCTCAGCCGGTCGGGAGGAATGGGCAACAGCAACTTCGTCCCCACCAACGTTGGTGCCAAAGCCTTCGGGAGGCGGAGGAGAAGCATCCAGATGTGA
- the LOC114465085 gene encoding calcitonin-1 isoform X1 has product MVMLKISAFLLAYALVICQMYCSQAAPARPVLETMSDRVTLTDYEARRLLNAIVKEFVQMTAEELEQQATEGNSMDRPLTKRCSNLSTCVLGKLSQELHKLQTFPRTNVGAGTPGKKRSVPESDSYASYGETFDSI; this is encoded by the exons ATGGTTATGTTGAAGATCTCGGCTTTCCTCCTTGCCTACGCCCTGGTCATTTGCCAGATGTACTGCTCACAAGCTGCTCCTGCCAG ACCGGTTTTAGAGACCATGTCAGACCGAGTCACGCTCACGGACTATGAGGCGCGAAGGTTACTTAACGCCATTGTCAAGGAATTTGTGCAGATGACAGCAGAGGAGCTGGAGCAGCAGGCAACTGAAGGAAACAG CATGGACAGGCCCCTAACCAAGCGCTGCTCCAACCTCAGCACCTGCGTGCTGGGCAAACTGTCTCAGGAGCTGCACAAGTTGCAGACGTTCCCTCGCACGAACGTGGGAGCGGGAACGCCCGGCAAGAAGCGCAGTGTCCCCGAGAGCGACAGCTATGCAAGCTACGGCGAGACGTTTGACAGCATCTAA